From a region of the Paenibacillus sp. FSL R10-2734 genome:
- a CDS encoding carbohydrate ABC transporter permease — protein MRLRFTWFDSIIVVFISLISLLVILPFLYIIAVSFSPAAESMSGTFYIWPKSWTLDAYSYLLHANSFMGSIKNSLIITIMGTCISLFVSITLAYAISKKFLPGRRVMMLLIFFTMIFHGGLIPNYLVVKNLGLIDSYWAVVLPAASSAFNILVIRSFFQSLPESLDEAARIDGAGEFRILFSIVLPLSKPIIATFTLFFTVQFWNDFFSSVIYINDTSRWPIQPLLRQMVAIGSSNISAEASVDASLAANLGPNVQNAAILLAMLPIIVVYPFLQKYFAKGAMLGSIKE, from the coding sequence ATGAGATTACGGTTCACCTGGTTTGATAGCATCATTGTTGTTTTCATTAGCTTAATAAGCCTACTGGTAATACTACCTTTTCTTTATATTATTGCAGTATCGTTTAGCCCGGCAGCAGAATCGATGTCAGGAACCTTCTACATCTGGCCGAAGAGCTGGACGCTGGATGCCTACAGCTATCTCCTGCACGCAAACAGCTTTATGGGCTCCATTAAAAACTCACTCATCATCACGATCATGGGAACCTGTATCAGCTTGTTTGTATCCATTACACTGGCATATGCAATCTCGAAAAAGTTTCTGCCGGGTCGACGGGTAATGATGCTGCTTATTTTCTTTACGATGATCTTTCATGGTGGATTGATTCCTAACTATCTGGTCGTGAAGAATCTGGGCTTAATCGATTCGTATTGGGCGGTTGTGCTTCCAGCAGCTTCCAGTGCATTTAATATTCTAGTAATCCGCTCGTTTTTCCAGAGCCTTCCGGAGAGCTTGGATGAAGCAGCGCGTATTGACGGTGCTGGCGAGTTCAGAATTTTATTCTCCATTGTACTTCCGTTATCGAAACCGATTATCGCAACCTTTACGCTGTTTTTTACGGTGCAGTTCTGGAATGACTTCTTCTCCTCTGTAATCTATATCAATGACACCTCACGTTGGCCAATTCAACCGCTGCTCCGGCAGATGGTCGCCATCGGTTCTTCCAATATTTCGGCAGAAGCATCCGTCGATGCCTCACTTGCGGCCAATCTTGGACCCAATGTACAGAATGCAGCGATTCTGCTGGCCATGCTGCCAATTATCGTAGTCTATCCGTTCCTGCAAAAGTATTTTGCGAAAGGCGCGATGCTAGGCTCGATTAAAGAGTAA
- a CDS encoding extracellular solute-binding protein, with protein MSLTKKQASLTLATVLLASTIAGCSSNSGSGNSTANSANTGAASAQAKPANIKAMTILFGDPPATQNNKAKEDLEKRGNVKLDITFVPSEAYVDKLSVAISAGNSYDLMLMDGGKNDNFVNLVKMGAFHDLTPYIEKTKNLSLIDEQVWNGLKVEGKVYGIPRPRGLYGGGEASIIIRKDWLDKYNLPLPETMDELTHALEVFKEKDPAGGGKTIPLTAFAVGTPGPFGGVMPMKFAYGLPNDWKIEDGKAVRDFQTPEYKTYLDWLKDAWSKGLIDKDTPVLKGQAQTRSKFVAGTAGAFIGNVSDIVETNLEKLKQIDPNAEMAIIDMLKGPDGKTGVAIYSGYYGLWSIPSSVPDDKVQQIIDFLDFSASEENADFSKAGINGVHSSGLKDGVAVQTAEQKKQYDLEKPSQFVLENRVNPYVYANSKEQDILKVQMESLDRISKVGIENPFLSYTSETASKNPNLLQKMSAVMTKYVLGEGSWDNVQQEIDAYANGTGAQIAKEMMDKYNADH; from the coding sequence ATGAGCCTTACTAAAAAACAAGCATCTTTGACGTTAGCAACGGTGTTACTAGCTTCAACAATAGCGGGTTGTTCCAGTAATAGTGGTAGTGGTAATAGTACAGCGAATAGTGCGAATACAGGGGCAGCATCGGCACAGGCTAAGCCGGCCAATATTAAGGCGATGACGATTCTCTTCGGCGATCCACCGGCAACACAGAATAACAAAGCCAAAGAGGATTTGGAGAAGCGGGGAAATGTAAAGCTGGACATTACCTTCGTACCTTCTGAGGCATATGTAGATAAGCTTTCAGTGGCGATCTCTGCAGGAAATTCCTACGATCTTATGTTGATGGATGGCGGGAAGAATGATAATTTCGTCAATCTTGTGAAGATGGGTGCCTTTCATGATCTAACTCCATATATCGAAAAAACGAAAAATCTTAGTCTGATCGATGAGCAAGTGTGGAATGGTCTAAAGGTAGAAGGCAAGGTCTATGGAATTCCCCGTCCACGCGGTCTGTATGGTGGTGGGGAAGCTAGTATTATCATCCGCAAGGATTGGCTGGATAAATACAACTTACCTTTACCTGAAACGATGGATGAGTTGACTCATGCGCTTGAAGTATTTAAGGAAAAAGACCCGGCAGGCGGCGGCAAAACAATCCCACTTACAGCCTTTGCGGTTGGTACTCCGGGACCTTTCGGCGGTGTAATGCCAATGAAATTTGCATATGGTCTTCCAAACGATTGGAAGATTGAGGATGGCAAGGCAGTTCGTGACTTCCAAACTCCTGAATACAAAACTTATCTGGATTGGCTTAAAGATGCTTGGAGCAAAGGTTTGATCGACAAGGATACACCAGTTCTTAAGGGACAAGCACAAACACGCAGTAAATTTGTTGCGGGTACGGCAGGTGCGTTCATTGGTAACGTAAGTGATATTGTGGAAACCAATCTTGAGAAGCTGAAGCAGATAGATCCGAATGCTGAAATGGCGATCATTGATATGCTGAAGGGCCCTGATGGAAAGACCGGTGTAGCTATTTATTCCGGATACTACGGACTGTGGAGCATACCAAGCTCTGTACCAGATGATAAGGTTCAGCAAATTATCGATTTCCTTGACTTTTCGGCTTCCGAAGAGAATGCGGATTTCTCTAAGGCAGGTATTAATGGGGTTCACTCCAGTGGACTTAAAGATGGCGTAGCTGTGCAGACAGCTGAGCAGAAGAAGCAGTATGACTTGGAAAAACCTAGTCAATTCGTACTGGAGAACAGAGTGAATCCTTACGTATATGCCAATTCCAAGGAGCAGGATATCCTGAAGGTTCAGATGGAGTCGCTGGATCGAATTAGCAAAGTTGGCATCGAGAATCCGTTCCTCAGCTATACCTCTGAGACCGCTAGTAAGAATCCTAATCTGCTGCAAAAGATGAGTGCTGTGATGACGAAATATGTGCTTGGTGAAGGTAGCTGGGATAATGTGCAACAAGAAATTGATGCCTATGCTAACGGAACCGGGGCACAGATCGCTAAGGAAATGATGGATAAATACAACGCAGATCATTAA
- a CDS encoding beta-galactosidase: MIHEKLPKIWYGGDYNPEQWDEATMEEDIRMFKLAGIDLATINVFSWAKSQPDENTYQFEWLDRIMDRLSEANISVCLATSTAAHPAWMARKYPDVLRVTFDGRKKKYGSRHNSCPNSPTYRHYSREMAKRLADRYQNHTALVAWHVSNEYNGYCYCDNCEREFRNWLQKRYGTLEKLNTVWYTSFWGHTFYDWEDIVAPSGLSEEQPGNKSYFQTISLDYRRFQSDSLLECYLIEYEELKRVTPQIQITTNLMGTYYGLDYFKWAKHLDIVSWDNYPSIDTPPSHTSMSHDLMRGLKSGQPFMLMEQTPSQQNWQAYNALKRPGVLRLWSYQAVAHGADTLLYFQLRRSIANCEKYHGAVIEHAGHEHTRVFRESAEIGKELQVLSDHILDSRLSSKVGIVYDWENRWAIDLSSGPTKLLDYVNEVHKFYDAAYQLHIQTDMIGVEEDLNSYEVVIAPVMYMVKPGFAERVEQFVQQGGTFITTYFSGIVDEQDMVQVGGYPGELRKVLGIWAEEIDALLPDQFNQVVINDTKGYLQGEYQCSILCDLIHSEGAEVVATYGSDFYAGMPSLTVNSFGKGQAWYVASSCEPRMLQDLLRTVFAEKQITPVLDAPAGVEVTMRSKEDQSFIFVLNHNPEPAAIPLQGEAYVDLLSGETITGVCEIPGRGVWILSK; this comes from the coding sequence ATGATTCATGAGAAGCTTCCGAAGATTTGGTATGGTGGGGATTATAATCCTGAGCAGTGGGACGAGGCGACAATGGAAGAGGACATCCGGATGTTTAAGCTTGCCGGCATTGATCTTGCAACCATTAATGTCTTCTCATGGGCTAAATCGCAGCCTGATGAGAATACCTATCAGTTTGAATGGCTTGATCGTATTATGGATCGACTTTCTGAAGCTAATATTTCAGTGTGCTTGGCTACCAGTACAGCTGCACATCCTGCATGGATGGCGAGAAAATATCCGGATGTTCTGCGGGTGACGTTTGATGGACGCAAAAAGAAATATGGCAGCAGACATAACTCCTGTCCGAACAGCCCTACGTATCGCCACTATTCGCGTGAAATGGCTAAAAGATTAGCAGATCGATATCAGAATCATACTGCGCTTGTGGCTTGGCATGTATCGAATGAATATAACGGCTATTGTTATTGCGATAATTGTGAACGCGAATTCCGTAATTGGCTGCAGAAGCGTTATGGTACCTTGGAGAAGCTGAATACAGTATGGTATACCAGCTTTTGGGGTCATACCTTTTATGATTGGGAGGATATTGTTGCTCCTAGTGGATTAAGTGAAGAGCAGCCAGGCAATAAATCTTATTTCCAGACGATTTCACTGGATTATCGTCGTTTCCAATCAGATAGTCTATTAGAATGTTATCTGATTGAATATGAGGAATTGAAACGTGTGACTCCGCAAATTCAAATTACAACGAATCTAATGGGAACCTATTACGGTTTGGATTATTTTAAATGGGCGAAGCACTTGGATATAGTGTCCTGGGATAACTATCCTTCTATTGATACTCCGCCAAGCCATACCTCGATGTCACATGATTTAATGCGTGGTTTAAAGAGTGGTCAACCATTTATGCTGATGGAGCAGACACCAAGTCAGCAGAACTGGCAGGCTTACAATGCGCTGAAACGCCCAGGTGTGCTGCGACTTTGGAGCTATCAGGCGGTTGCACACGGTGCCGATACATTATTATACTTTCAATTGCGACGTTCGATCGCAAATTGCGAGAAGTATCATGGGGCAGTGATTGAACATGCTGGACATGAACATACGCGCGTGTTTAGAGAGAGTGCGGAGATTGGTAAAGAGCTGCAAGTATTGTCTGATCACATCCTGGATTCACGGCTATCCTCAAAGGTTGGGATTGTATATGATTGGGAGAATCGCTGGGCAATTGATTTATCCAGTGGTCCGACTAAGCTGCTAGATTACGTTAATGAAGTTCATAAGTTCTATGATGCTGCGTATCAGCTGCATATTCAGACTGACATGATTGGTGTCGAAGAAGATTTGAATTCATATGAGGTCGTAATTGCACCGGTTATGTATATGGTGAAGCCAGGCTTTGCTGAACGTGTTGAGCAATTCGTACAGCAAGGAGGTACATTCATTACAACCTACTTCAGCGGTATTGTCGATGAACAAGATATGGTACAAGTAGGAGGATATCCAGGCGAGCTTCGTAAAGTGCTCGGAATTTGGGCTGAGGAGATTGATGCATTACTGCCGGATCAGTTCAATCAAGTGGTGATTAACGATACAAAGGGGTATTTGCAAGGGGAATATCAGTGTAGCATACTCTGTGACCTCATTCATTCAGAAGGTGCGGAGGTCGTTGCAACCTATGGTTCCGATTTCTATGCGGGTATGCCATCCTTGACCGTGAATTCGTTCGGGAAGGGACAAGCCTGGTATGTTGCATCCAGCTGTGAGCCTCGAATGCTACAGGACTTATTGCGAACGGTATTTGCAGAAAAGCAGATTACACCAGTGCTTGATGCACCAGCTGGTGTTGAGGTGACGATGCGCAGCAAAGAGGATCAGAGCTTTATATTCGTGCTTAATCACAATCCAGAGCCCGCTGCGATTCCTTTGCAAGGAGAAGCCTACGTTGATTTGCTAAGTGGCGAAACAATAACCGGAGTGTGTGAGATACCTGGTCGAGGGGTTTGGATCCTCTCAAAATAA
- a CDS encoding heparinase II/III family protein, producing the protein MLGMIELLHGLDMGTKEGFREKLFLEARPQEYRNFRDDALNIELVEEVRAYKHQLDKQSITALTYSTFKLFSEQGSRVEYESLYFARRFRLNTYALLVLMDERPEDVASLEDIIWAICDEYTWCVPAHLANKTGEQLRYTIDLFAAETGWALSEIVELTKNKLSPEIIKRVEREVTARILEPFMELRPMHWWETATNNWASVCASSIGACAIYWIEDNQILAPVLSRVVQVLRNYLSGFGEDGACTEGLSYWKYGFGFYVAFAELLRERTCGMVDLLQSEKVKSIALFQQHSYLYENFTISFSDGSLTSSFHAGLTSKLSERIGQVQIPNMKYRSRFGEDHCHRWIHAARNIFWVKPEVSKSAESMQAPSSCYWKDAEWFVTRSQVQGHTVVFVAKSGHNDEHHNHNDVGNFILHLDGETFLVDAGAGEYTKDYFSPRRYEFTVAGSQGHSVPIICGQYQQAGREYRGEVIQAEFGERTDRFVIELSDAYQVDSLIECRRTYHYERASGVMNCTDEYKIAEPCSDIRSRFVSFLQPLEIAAGKLLLSGERHSVLVQYNALTCTHTWSVTEYIDHHHDVRTLYMLDVMPRDMKNETTEGTEFKVEVSFTPLWEHKGEQI; encoded by the coding sequence ATGCTCGGCATGATTGAACTGCTTCATGGTTTGGACATGGGAACGAAGGAAGGCTTCAGGGAGAAGCTGTTTCTGGAGGCTCGCCCGCAGGAATATCGTAATTTTCGTGATGATGCACTGAATATAGAATTGGTTGAGGAGGTTCGGGCATATAAGCACCAGCTTGATAAGCAATCGATTACCGCTCTAACGTATTCAACGTTTAAGCTGTTTTCTGAGCAAGGATCGAGAGTGGAGTACGAGAGCTTGTATTTTGCAAGACGTTTTCGTCTGAACACATATGCCTTGTTGGTATTAATGGATGAGCGGCCAGAGGATGTAGCCAGCCTGGAGGACATCATTTGGGCGATTTGTGATGAATATACATGGTGCGTTCCTGCACATCTTGCGAATAAAACTGGGGAGCAGCTTCGTTACACCATCGATTTGTTTGCAGCTGAGACGGGCTGGGCATTATCAGAGATTGTAGAACTCACCAAGAATAAACTTTCTCCAGAGATTATCAAGCGAGTTGAGAGAGAGGTTACGGCACGTATTCTGGAGCCATTTATGGAGCTTCGGCCGATGCATTGGTGGGAAACCGCGACGAACAATTGGGCTTCTGTGTGCGCAAGCTCGATCGGAGCATGTGCGATCTATTGGATTGAAGACAATCAGATTTTGGCGCCTGTATTGTCTCGTGTTGTTCAGGTGCTGCGCAATTATTTATCAGGCTTTGGAGAAGATGGAGCTTGTACCGAAGGCTTGTCTTATTGGAAATATGGCTTTGGCTTTTATGTCGCTTTTGCTGAATTGTTACGTGAAAGAACGTGTGGAATGGTAGATCTATTACAGTCGGAGAAAGTAAAATCCATTGCGTTATTTCAGCAGCACAGCTATTTATACGAGAATTTTACGATAAGCTTTTCGGATGGCTCTTTAACCTCATCCTTCCATGCCGGCTTAACCTCCAAGCTAAGTGAGCGAATCGGGCAAGTGCAAATTCCGAATATGAAGTATCGTTCCCGCTTTGGTGAAGATCACTGTCACCGCTGGATTCATGCTGCGCGGAATATTTTCTGGGTAAAGCCAGAGGTAAGCAAGTCGGCGGAGTCTATGCAAGCTCCTTCTAGTTGTTACTGGAAGGATGCAGAGTGGTTTGTGACACGATCGCAGGTTCAAGGGCATACGGTGGTATTCGTAGCCAAGTCTGGACATAACGATGAGCATCATAATCATAATGATGTCGGTAACTTCATTCTGCATTTGGATGGGGAGACCTTTCTGGTAGATGCCGGTGCAGGAGAGTATACGAAGGATTATTTTAGCCCTCGAAGATATGAATTTACGGTTGCCGGGTCACAAGGACATTCGGTTCCGATCATTTGTGGGCAATATCAGCAGGCAGGCAGGGAATATCGTGGTGAAGTTATTCAAGCTGAGTTTGGTGAGCGGACCGACCGATTTGTAATCGAGCTGTCAGATGCGTATCAGGTAGATTCCTTAATAGAATGTCGGCGGACGTATCATTATGAACGTGCGAGTGGCGTAATGAACTGTACGGATGAATATAAGATTGCTGAACCTTGTTCGGACATTCGCAGCAGGTTTGTAAGCTTTCTACAGCCGCTAGAAATAGCTGCAGGGAAGCTTCTGTTAAGCGGAGAACGACATTCCGTGCTGGTTCAATATAATGCACTGACATGTACACATACGTGGAGTGTTACAGAATATATAGATCATCATCATGACGTGAGAACCCTGTACATGCTTGATGTGATGCCGCGGGATATGAAGAATGAAACAACTGAAGGTACTGAATTCAAGGTAGAGGTATCGTTCACACCATTATGGGAGCATAAGGGGGAGCAGATATGA
- a CDS encoding ABC transporter permease subunit, with amino-acid sequence MQTAMRSNRFLKYWPFYVLAAPGLIYFLLFNYLPMSGLSLAFKDYSPFKGILESPWVGFDNFRQFFGTSDFYMLLKNTLLLSLLNMVIYFPFTIILSLLINEVRLNVFKRFSQTIVYLPHFLSWVVIYGITISFFGPSGVINHYLEQWFGTSASFLVSNEWFRPLVIFQAIWKDAGWGTIIFLAALAGVNPEIYEAAKVDGANRLQNIWHITLPAIKSTIVILLLLRLGSSLDSNFMQIFLMTNSLNLDVSNVFDLYVYRVGLEQFNYSFAITVGMFKSIVSLILVVGANYAARLLGEDGIF; translated from the coding sequence ATGCAGACAGCGATGCGTTCGAACCGATTTCTTAAATATTGGCCATTCTATGTACTGGCGGCACCGGGGCTTATATATTTCTTGCTTTTTAATTATTTACCGATGTCTGGTTTGTCATTAGCCTTTAAAGATTATAGTCCCTTTAAAGGCATTTTAGAAAGTCCGTGGGTAGGGTTTGATAATTTCAGACAATTCTTCGGAACATCCGATTTCTATATGCTGTTGAAGAACACATTGCTGCTCAGCTTGCTGAATATGGTTATTTATTTTCCATTTACGATTATTTTGTCGCTATTAATCAATGAAGTACGGCTCAATGTATTTAAACGCTTTTCCCAGACCATTGTCTATTTGCCACACTTTTTATCCTGGGTCGTTATTTATGGAATTACGATTTCCTTCTTTGGTCCTTCGGGTGTTATCAATCACTACTTGGAGCAATGGTTTGGTACAAGTGCGAGCTTCCTTGTCAGCAATGAATGGTTCCGGCCATTGGTAATTTTCCAAGCGATTTGGAAGGATGCAGGCTGGGGGACGATTATTTTCTTAGCAGCACTTGCCGGAGTGAATCCGGAGATATATGAAGCGGCAAAGGTGGATGGAGCCAATCGCTTACAGAATATTTGGCACATCACGTTACCGGCGATCAAAAGCACGATTGTTATTTTGCTGCTCCTGCGTTTAGGCTCATCGCTTGATTCGAATTTTATGCAAATATTCTTGATGACGAACAGTCTCAACCTGGACGTTTCCAATGTATTTGATCTGTACGTCTACCGTGTCGGCTTGGAACAGTTTAATTACAGCTTCGCCATTACGGTAGGTATGTTTAAATCTATTGTCAGCTTGATCCTTGTCGTCGGAGCGAATTATGCGGCCAGACTGCTGGGCGAAGATGGAATATTCTAG
- a CDS encoding glycoside hydrolase family 88 protein, protein MSKEFADAVLKRLEPKVDRMLEQIGDKCPHVAREDGIYDNTGSDWWTSGFWPGLLWVMYSVTGKERYKEAAWRWDEEIEQWFVKTNEELHHDVGFQFLMTAVIKHSLTGDKDGLRRGLEAANFLAGRFNPAGGFIRAWNMDKFGWAIIDCMMNISLLYWASRVSGDPRFKHIASIHADTALQHFIREDGSVNHIVSFDPESGEFLESFGGQGFGPHSAWSRGQAWAIYGMANTYRNTGEIRYLEAAKRVAHYFIASLPEDSVSYWDFRAEQQDGQEEPRDSSAAAIAASGLLEIAKLVPAVEAELYYNMAYRILQSLTEHYGTWDQPNHEAILIKGTGHKPANSNIHVSLIYGDYFYVEALAKMSGWQQRIF, encoded by the coding sequence ATGAGTAAAGAGTTTGCTGATGCAGTGCTAAAGCGCCTTGAGCCAAAGGTAGATCGGATGCTGGAGCAGATCGGCGATAAATGTCCTCATGTTGCAAGAGAAGATGGAATCTATGATAACACGGGCAGTGACTGGTGGACTTCAGGCTTTTGGCCGGGACTATTGTGGGTGATGTATTCTGTCACGGGCAAAGAGCGATACAAAGAAGCCGCATGGCGTTGGGATGAAGAGATCGAGCAATGGTTCGTTAAGACGAATGAAGAGCTGCATCATGATGTGGGCTTTCAATTCTTAATGACTGCCGTCATTAAGCACTCGTTAACCGGTGATAAGGATGGCCTGCGCAGAGGGCTCGAAGCAGCTAATTTCTTAGCGGGACGCTTCAATCCGGCTGGAGGCTTCATTCGTGCCTGGAACATGGATAAGTTCGGCTGGGCGATCATTGATTGTATGATGAACATCTCTTTATTGTATTGGGCTTCGCGTGTATCAGGCGATCCTAGGTTCAAGCATATCGCTTCTATTCATGCCGATACGGCTCTCCAGCATTTCATTCGCGAGGACGGCTCGGTAAATCATATTGTGAGCTTTGATCCGGAGAGCGGAGAGTTTCTCGAATCGTTTGGCGGACAGGGTTTTGGGCCACATTCGGCATGGAGCAGGGGGCAAGCCTGGGCGATCTATGGTATGGCTAATACCTATCGTAATACAGGAGAGATTCGTTATTTGGAAGCTGCCAAACGTGTTGCCCATTACTTCATAGCATCCCTGCCGGAGGATTCCGTTTCCTATTGGGATTTCCGTGCAGAGCAGCAGGATGGGCAAGAGGAGCCAAGAGACAGCTCTGCAGCGGCCATTGCAGCATCCGGTCTGTTGGAAATCGCGAAGCTTGTGCCTGCAGTAGAAGCTGAGCTTTATTACAATATGGCATATCGTATTCTGCAATCTTTAACAGAGCATTATGGAACGTGGGATCAGCCTAACCATGAAGCGATTCTAATTAAGGGTACAGGGCATAAGCCTGCTAATTCGAATATTCATGTTTCACTTATTTACGGAGATTACTTTTATGTTGAGGCGTTAGCTAAAATGAGTGGCTGGCAGCAACGCATATTCTAA
- a CDS encoding alginate lyase family protein, with translation MMEMTLTYKDVRHNSLYTKPQLSDEQFLNTMLDLTRPELSDVAASLQAGDVTGARDAYLERIASANIRRYYFEVSELAELKQYAKSHYSDNEEARQDILEADRIVEGDIALFKDKRVVFPDGKYDWNSWLYDSSQYQLHLTRFGYVKRLSRAYILTGNEKYARCFNDMMKHFIQDNPMPLGDAFRSEHSSWDPLSVGVRLFSLPEAFIAFFPSPAFEPETKLMLIKSFHQHGQYVRKYHATHGNHVCMQLRGLIQTALLLPELKEAAAWRDYGMKQFPGYIRQNVYADGVQFEGSPNYHLVVMRDLYELVVLFKRLGIVADEYEDILEKMFVVMMHLQAPDGQLVKFGDTDMQVVSELRNVMSLGAYLYQRRDFKALGYEHFPFSLLWRLGPEAVSRYDELQAAEPTDKAACFPIGGYVMSRQGWDRKDMYMAMRAGVAMAGHAHSDALSLVLYAGGQELLTDSGMGLFEWNKERKYAVSTRAHNTVVVDGQDQHVRGLHWSTPPTAACHIWDFQMQQDYDYVFASHYGYTRYEDPVVHSRKVVFMKNRYWLIVDMFTAQEQHLYEQYFHLPPGKVLYDAQSAEVCTQQEAANIMLVYPSAGCASDQLSVESGLIFRQGVYYGNPVVKRSLRLTGKAIIETIIVPFETDKPKIIIERLPVSLNGTELSLVEATALRIVMNDQEDTICLYHNSVDVEEYLDHTGNVIAEAMLPGKNEPDGLLFNGATYNQDVIVISRK, from the coding sequence ATGATGGAGATGACATTGACGTATAAGGATGTACGGCATAATTCGTTATATACAAAACCTCAGCTTTCAGATGAGCAATTTCTAAACACGATGCTTGATTTAACGAGACCTGAGCTTTCGGACGTAGCTGCTTCGCTTCAAGCGGGGGATGTGACGGGAGCACGTGATGCTTATCTAGAACGAATTGCGTCAGCTAACATCAGAAGATATTACTTTGAAGTATCGGAGCTCGCTGAGCTTAAGCAATATGCAAAAAGTCATTATAGCGATAATGAAGAGGCGAGGCAGGATATCCTTGAGGCGGATCGCATCGTGGAAGGGGATATCGCGCTGTTTAAGGATAAGAGAGTCGTGTTCCCGGATGGGAAGTACGACTGGAATAGCTGGCTCTATGACAGCTCGCAGTATCAATTGCACCTGACTCGTTTTGGTTATGTCAAGCGATTATCTAGAGCCTACATCCTTACGGGGAATGAGAAATACGCCAGATGCTTCAATGATATGATGAAGCATTTCATTCAGGACAATCCGATGCCGCTGGGAGATGCCTTTCGCTCCGAGCATTCGAGCTGGGACCCGCTTTCTGTCGGGGTGCGATTATTCTCACTCCCAGAAGCCTTCATTGCTTTCTTCCCTTCGCCGGCATTTGAGCCTGAAACGAAGCTGATGCTTATTAAATCCTTTCACCAGCATGGGCAGTATGTACGGAAATATCATGCTACGCATGGTAACCATGTGTGTATGCAGCTGCGCGGACTGATTCAGACGGCGCTACTGCTGCCGGAATTGAAGGAAGCAGCTGCATGGCGGGATTATGGGATGAAGCAGTTCCCCGGGTATATCCGGCAGAATGTATATGCAGATGGGGTGCAATTTGAAGGGAGTCCGAATTATCATCTGGTTGTCATGCGTGATCTCTATGAGCTGGTGGTGCTGTTCAAGAGGCTGGGCATTGTCGCTGATGAATACGAGGATATTCTGGAGAAAATGTTCGTTGTGATGATGCATTTACAGGCACCAGATGGACAATTAGTCAAATTTGGGGATACGGATATGCAAGTGGTTAGTGAGCTGCGTAACGTGATGAGTCTCGGGGCTTATTTGTATCAGCGCAGAGATTTTAAAGCGTTAGGATATGAACATTTTCCGTTTTCTTTGCTGTGGAGATTAGGACCTGAAGCGGTGTCACGTTATGATGAGCTGCAAGCTGCAGAGCCGACAGATAAGGCTGCATGCTTTCCGATCGGTGGATATGTAATGTCCAGACAAGGCTGGGACCGTAAAGATATGTACATGGCGATGCGAGCGGGAGTTGCTATGGCCGGACATGCTCATTCGGATGCACTTAGTCTGGTCTTATATGCTGGAGGGCAAGAGCTACTGACGGATTCAGGTATGGGGCTGTTCGAGTGGAATAAAGAACGGAAGTATGCGGTATCTACCCGTGCTCATAATACGGTTGTTGTGGATGGACAGGATCAGCATGTTCGCGGACTTCATTGGAGCACGCCTCCTACGGCCGCCTGCCATATATGGGATTTTCAAATGCAGCAAGATTACGATTATGTCTTTGCTAGCCATTATGGCTATACACGTTATGAAGATCCGGTAGTCCACTCGCGCAAGGTTGTTTTTATGAAGAATCGTTATTGGCTCATCGTAGACATGTTTACTGCACAGGAACAGCATCTCTATGAGCAATATTTCCATTTACCACCCGGTAAGGTGCTGTACGATGCTCAAAGTGCTGAGGTATGTACACAACAGGAGGCCGCCAATATAATGCTGGTGTATCCTTCGGCTGGTTGTGCTAGTGATCAGCTATCGGTAGAGTCGGGACTGATCTTTAGGCAAGGAGTCTATTACGGCAATCCGGTAGTAAAGCGTTCGCTCAGGCTTACGGGCAAGGCCATCATTGAAACGATCATTGTTCCGTTTGAGACAGACAAACCTAAGATAATTATTGAACGTCTGCCTGTCAGTCTTAATGGGACGGAGCTATCGTTAGTCGAAGCCACGGCACTCCGGATTGTGATGAATGACCAAGAGGATACAATCTGTCTCTATCACAATAGCGTGGATGTAGAGGAATATCTGGATCATACAGGAAATGTAATTGCTGAAGCGATGCTTCCTGGTAAAAATGAGCCAGATGGATTGTTGTTTAATGGAGCTACTTACAATCAGGATGTCATTGTTATCTCTCGCAAGTAA